A DNA window from Methylobacterium sp. NMS14P contains the following coding sequences:
- a CDS encoding DUF2061 domain-containing protein has protein sequence MAARPRPPGRAHPPSGDSRLRSIAKAVSWRVVGSLDTLLLSYLFTGSVLVAGSIASTETVTMTVLYYLHERGWGLIPLGRA, from the coding sequence ATGGCCGCGCGCCCGAGGCCGCCCGGACGGGCGCACCCCCCGTCCGGGGACAGCCGCCTCCGCTCGATCGCCAAGGCCGTGAGCTGGCGCGTCGTCGGGAGCCTCGACACGCTGCTGCTGTCCTATCTGTTCACCGGAAGCGTACTGGTCGCCGGCTCGATCGCCTCGACCGAGACCGTGACCATGACCGTGCTGTACTACCTCCACGAGCGTGGCTGGGGCCTGATTCCCCTGGGCCGCGCCTGA